The following proteins come from a genomic window of Rhodohalobacter sp. 614A:
- a CDS encoding fatty acid desaturase family protein, which produces MGGVTKVTFNNKISRDFSKTVKKRVNEYFEENHLSRHANFEMVSKTVILLGVYFGAYALILSGQLSLGWMWFLCIVMGIGMAGIGFSISHDALHGAYSSNSTVNKLIGYTFDLMGANGYIWKITHNIIHHTYTNIHGHDEDLEVAEFIRLSPHSEYKPVHRVQHILAFFAYSFATLFWVFVKDYWYFFKNPLGPYENKKHPLSEWVTLVITKLVYYGYTLVIPMLVLDITLIQLIIGFISLHLTAGLILGIVFQLAHVVESTDHPEPDENNMIDEHWAIHEMVTTNNFARKNKLLSWYIGGLNYQIEHHLFPKVCSVHYPAISPIVEKTAQEFNIPYNHHDTFREAIASHYRTLKKFGDPNFQYAPAEV; this is translated from the coding sequence ATGGGAGGAGTAACAAAGGTTACATTTAATAATAAAATTAGCCGTGATTTCAGTAAAACGGTTAAGAAACGTGTTAATGAATATTTTGAGGAGAACCATCTCTCCAGGCACGCAAATTTCGAGATGGTTTCCAAAACTGTGATTCTACTCGGAGTCTATTTTGGGGCCTATGCTCTGATTTTATCGGGGCAACTTTCTCTTGGCTGGATGTGGTTTCTCTGTATTGTGATGGGAATCGGAATGGCGGGAATAGGATTCTCGATCTCTCACGATGCCCTGCACGGCGCGTACTCATCCAATTCTACCGTCAACAAACTAATTGGCTATACGTTTGATTTGATGGGAGCCAACGGCTACATCTGGAAAATTACGCATAACATCATCCATCATACCTATACAAATATTCACGGGCATGATGAAGACCTGGAAGTTGCCGAATTCATTCGCCTCTCCCCTCATTCAGAATACAAGCCGGTTCATCGGGTTCAACATATTCTTGCTTTCTTTGCCTACAGCTTTGCGACGCTTTTCTGGGTGTTTGTAAAGGATTATTGGTACTTCTTTAAAAATCCGCTGGGGCCCTATGAAAACAAAAAACACCCGCTTTCTGAATGGGTTACCCTGGTTATTACAAAACTTGTTTATTATGGCTATACACTTGTGATTCCCATGCTGGTGCTGGACATCACATTGATACAACTCATTATTGGTTTCATTTCTCTGCATCTTACCGCCGGTCTGATTCTCGGCATTGTATTCCAGCTTGCTCATGTGGTGGAGTCTACCGATCACCCGGAACCTGATGAAAACAACATGATTGACGAACACTGGGCCATCCATGAAATGGTTACAACCAATAACTTTGCCCGTAAAAACAAACTTCTTTCATGGTATATCGGAGGTCTGAATTACCAGATCGAGCATCACCTGTTTCCAAAAGTTTGCAGCGTTCATTATCCGGCCATCAGCCCGATCGTAGAAAAAACAGCACAGGAGTTTAATATTCCCTACAATCACCACGATACATTTAGAGAGGCTATTGCTTCTCATTACCGAACGCTGAAAAAGTTTGGCGATCCGAATTTTCAGTACGCTCCCGCGGAAGTATAG
- a CDS encoding cytochrome-c peroxidase, whose protein sequence is MTKIVRFILLLTVTLFIFISFSVYFTACSETEEWQPEAAAIFQPVPPEAPVPEDNPMTPAKIDLGHKLFFEPKLSRSGIISCNTCHVVGAAGVDHRDVAIGEHGRLGPRNTPTVYNAAFLRAQFLDGRAATLEEQAVGPIQTHVEMDLTPEEAMERLEKTGYRPYFREAFPEESNYFTFDNLAKAIAAFERTLITHGSPFDDYLQGDREALTEDEVAGLQLFMDNGCMSCHNGPLLGGQTFMLFSHAAQQEGDDMGRYNVTGQEADKYVFRVAPLRNVEMTYPYFHDGSAETLEEAVSIMGTSQLDRRFNEQEVNQIVAFLKTLTGEFATVPHPVLPR, encoded by the coding sequence ATGACAAAGATTGTTCGATTTATCTTACTTCTAACTGTAACTCTATTCATATTCATTAGTTTTAGTGTGTACTTCACAGCATGCAGCGAAACGGAGGAATGGCAACCAGAAGCAGCGGCCATTTTCCAACCTGTTCCCCCTGAAGCACCGGTTCCTGAAGACAATCCTATGACACCGGCAAAAATCGATTTGGGACATAAGCTCTTTTTTGAACCAAAGCTTTCCCGTTCTGGTATTATTTCGTGTAACACCTGTCACGTAGTTGGCGCCGCAGGTGTGGATCACCGTGATGTGGCAATCGGCGAACACGGACGCCTTGGCCCGCGAAATACACCTACCGTGTACAATGCCGCTTTCCTCAGAGCTCAATTCTTGGATGGCCGCGCAGCAACACTGGAAGAACAGGCCGTTGGCCCTATCCAAACACATGTTGAAATGGATCTCACTCCCGAAGAGGCGATGGAACGTCTTGAAAAAACAGGATATCGACCCTACTTCAGAGAAGCTTTCCCTGAGGAGAGCAACTATTTTACGTTCGACAACCTTGCCAAAGCTATTGCAGCTTTTGAGAGAACACTCATTACTCACGGATCTCCTTTTGATGATTACCTGCAGGGAGACCGGGAAGCCCTGACTGAAGATGAAGTAGCCGGACTGCAACTCTTCATGGATAATGGATGTATGAGCTGCCACAACGGCCCCCTGTTAGGAGGACAAACATTTATGCTCTTTTCTCACGCCGCACAACAGGAGGGTGATGATATGGGACGCTACAATGTAACCGGACAGGAAGCCGATAAATATGTATTTCGTGTTGCTCCATTAAGAAATGTAGAAATGACGTATCCCTATTTCCATGACGGTTCCGCCGAAACGCTGGAGGAAGCGGTGTCTATAATGGGTACAAGTCAACTTGACCGACGGTTCAATGAGCAAGAAGTCAACCAGATTGTGGCATTCCTTAAAACGCTGACCGGAGAGTTTGCAACTGTGCCACACCCTGTGTTGCCGAGATAA
- a CDS encoding DUF2911 domain-containing protein, with product MKNLLIALFAVFVIAACESTTNDDRRQVGFVTLLGNDTLAVEQFEMSDSSITAQVILRTPQTTFSSFELLLDEAGGIREMTRTDFSLESGFESEGEVIQTIHRQGDSLWVETQTDEGLQSHSAPYEEGVLPFIDMVHWPFEVAFVHAADVDADTINQSMLTWNNISNFVIAQIEDDSMTVRHPFRGVMGVDVADNGGIELLDAGLTTRKLKVYRTSGLDMNAIGQRFAASDQQGNSFGELSGAETSEFSFHNTNFRVDYGSPQKRGRELFGGIVPWGERWRTGANRATHFYISNDLQFGDLEVPAGEYTLYTIPEQDGGALIINTQTGQNGTSYDQSMDLGRIPMEISTQNESTEAFTITVEESGDGGVLKLIWGNTVFSSPFEIQ from the coding sequence ATGAAAAACTTATTGATTGCACTTTTTGCAGTATTTGTGATAGCTGCCTGCGAATCTACAACTAATGATGATAGACGCCAGGTTGGGTTTGTTACACTTCTGGGAAATGACACACTCGCTGTCGAGCAGTTTGAAATGAGTGATTCAAGTATTACGGCACAGGTAATTTTGCGAACGCCGCAAACTACCTTTTCATCTTTTGAACTCTTATTGGATGAAGCTGGTGGAATTCGTGAAATGACACGGACGGACTTTTCATTGGAATCCGGTTTTGAAAGTGAGGGTGAAGTCATCCAGACAATCCACCGCCAGGGAGACAGTCTTTGGGTTGAAACGCAAACAGATGAGGGACTGCAATCTCATTCAGCTCCTTATGAAGAGGGGGTACTGCCGTTTATCGACATGGTTCATTGGCCGTTTGAAGTTGCTTTTGTACATGCGGCGGATGTTGACGCTGATACAATTAACCAATCCATGCTGACCTGGAATAATATTTCGAATTTTGTGATTGCGCAAATTGAAGACGATTCGATGACGGTTCGTCACCCATTCCGTGGTGTAATGGGGGTAGATGTAGCTGACAACGGAGGTATTGAATTGCTGGACGCCGGGCTTACCACACGCAAGTTAAAAGTGTACCGAACGTCCGGGCTTGATATGAACGCTATCGGGCAGAGATTCGCGGCATCCGATCAGCAGGGAAATTCTTTTGGTGAATTGTCGGGTGCAGAAACATCTGAATTTTCTTTCCACAATACGAATTTTAGGGTTGATTACGGATCACCTCAAAAACGAGGGCGCGAACTCTTCGGTGGAATTGTTCCATGGGGCGAACGATGGAGAACCGGCGCAAACCGTGCAACACATTTCTATATCTCGAATGATTTACAGTTTGGAGACCTTGAGGTCCCGGCAGGCGAATACACGCTTTATACAATTCCCGAACAAGATGGAGGTGCGTTAATCATCAACACGCAAACCGGACAAAACGGAACCAGCTATGATCAATCCATGGATTTAGGGCGTATTCCAATGGAAATCTCCACTCAAAATGAAAGTACCGAAGCGTTTACAATTACGGTTGAAGAATCGGGTGATGGCGGCGTTTTGAAACTGATTTGGGGAAACACGGTTTTCTCTTCTCCATTTGAGATTCAGTAA
- a CDS encoding DinB family protein, with product MKKSTIVLTLLLALLMVIPVQAQNEDHSIKSLFQQQFSYASRVLDLAKAMPADTYSWSPEEGVRSVGEVYTHIAQANYMMIGTFGVSAPVDVQSLGSLTDKDEIVAALEQSNEFVLSAAADLSDEQLSNTYELFGRTVNGEGLLVFILNHMSEHVGQSIAYARSNGVTPPWSE from the coding sequence ATGAAAAAATCTACCATCGTTCTTACGCTGTTACTGGCATTGCTAATGGTGATACCGGTTCAGGCGCAGAATGAAGATCACAGCATTAAAAGTCTTTTTCAGCAACAGTTCAGCTATGCATCACGTGTACTTGACCTTGCCAAAGCCATGCCCGCCGATACCTATTCCTGGAGTCCGGAAGAGGGCGTTCGTTCCGTTGGAGAAGTCTACACACATATTGCACAGGCAAACTATATGATGATCGGCACATTTGGAGTTTCAGCTCCTGTTGATGTCCAAAGTTTGGGATCACTCACTGATAAGGATGAAATTGTCGCTGCTCTGGAACAGTCAAATGAGTTTGTTCTTTCTGCCGCTGCAGATTTGTCTGATGAGCAGCTTTCCAACACTTACGAGTTATTTGGACGTACTGTGAATGGGGAAGGGCTTTTGGTGTTTATCCTGAATCACATGAGCGAGCATGTTGGCCAATCCATAGCTTATGCCAGATCAAATGGTGTTACGCCGCCGTGGAGCGAGTAA
- a CDS encoding valine--tRNA ligase has protein sequence MSKAQDIPKQYDPSTTEEKWYDYWEKNGYFHSEPDERESYTVVIPPPNVTGVLHMGHMLNNTIQDVLVRRARMLGKNTCWVPGTDHASIATEAKVVQMLRKKGITKRDLSRNEFLNHAWDWTEEHGGIILKQLRKLGASCDWQRTRFTLEDDLYEMVIDCFIELYDRGYIYRGLRMVNWDPAAQTALSDEEVIHKEVQSKLYYVKYPIKASDEFVTIATTRPETILADTAVCVNPDDERYQELIGKTVIIPIVNREVKVIADEYVDPEFGTGCLKITPAHDANDYEIGQKHGLEIIDMLNPDGTLSENAEHYIGKDRFEVRKLITHDLEKAGFLVKIDEMANKVGYSERTDVVIEPRLSLQWFLKMDELSKPALESVMNDDVQFHPSKFKNSYKHWMENIRDWCISRQLWWGHRIPAWYYGEGADDYVIAKNKEEALQKAKEKSGDKNLPESDLRQDEDVLDTWFSSWLWPMSVFDPDFIKTKEANEDLAYYYPTDVLVTAPEIIFFWVARMIISGYEFAGEKPFSHVYFTGIVRDDKRRKMSKSLGNSPDPIKLMQKYGADGTRVGMLFASPAGNDLLFDVALCEQGRNFSNKIWNAFRFLTMNMDENENYQPTTEIDPDNLADKWMMGRIQTTLAEMNKDFDNFRLNDALKKIYSLVWDDFCDWYIEVCKADQAGQNIPKENLERALGFFEILMKMLHPFMPFITEEIWQQIQDRAEDEALTISSWPEISGQTFDESVSLFNTVQSQISAIRNIQAEMNVSPKAELKIFIKPKNKSLSDELSSAEWIYRKLLTIDSITFDVDTEKPEASAASVVDGSEIYIPLEGLIDLEKERERIQKEIDRVEGFLKSVEKKLANEQFVKNAPDAVVEKERKKKSDAESNLEKLQKQLTEFEG, from the coding sequence ATGAGTAAAGCACAGGATATCCCCAAGCAATACGATCCCTCCACAACGGAAGAAAAGTGGTACGATTACTGGGAAAAGAATGGCTATTTTCATTCTGAGCCAGATGAAAGGGAATCGTATACGGTTGTCATTCCTCCTCCCAATGTTACCGGCGTCCTGCATATGGGCCACATGCTCAACAATACCATCCAGGACGTTTTGGTCCGCCGGGCACGAATGCTTGGCAAAAATACTTGCTGGGTTCCGGGAACCGATCATGCGTCTATTGCAACCGAAGCAAAAGTTGTTCAAATGCTTCGAAAGAAGGGAATTACCAAACGGGACCTGAGCCGAAACGAATTCCTCAACCACGCATGGGATTGGACCGAAGAACACGGTGGAATCATCCTGAAACAGCTGCGCAAACTTGGAGCTTCCTGCGACTGGCAACGAACACGATTCACCCTTGAAGACGATCTCTATGAGATGGTCATCGACTGTTTTATTGAACTTTATGATCGCGGATACATTTATCGCGGACTCAGGATGGTAAACTGGGATCCAGCCGCTCAAACTGCTTTGAGTGACGAAGAAGTGATTCACAAAGAGGTTCAGTCCAAACTCTATTATGTGAAGTATCCTATCAAGGCTTCGGATGAATTTGTAACCATCGCCACCACCCGGCCCGAGACCATTCTTGCCGACACGGCGGTTTGTGTAAATCCCGATGATGAACGCTATCAGGAACTGATCGGCAAAACCGTGATCATTCCGATTGTAAATCGTGAAGTAAAAGTAATTGCCGACGAATATGTAGATCCCGAATTCGGAACGGGGTGTTTGAAAATTACCCCGGCCCATGATGCGAATGACTATGAGATCGGGCAAAAGCATGGGCTCGAAATCATTGATATGCTGAACCCGGATGGAACCCTTTCTGAAAATGCTGAACATTACATTGGCAAAGACCGGTTTGAAGTCCGAAAACTGATCACCCACGATCTTGAAAAAGCGGGCTTTCTTGTAAAAATTGATGAAATGGCCAATAAAGTTGGTTATTCCGAGCGAACTGATGTAGTCATCGAACCACGGCTTTCACTGCAGTGGTTTCTTAAGATGGATGAACTGAGTAAACCGGCCCTCGAAAGCGTGATGAATGATGATGTTCAGTTTCATCCATCGAAATTCAAAAACAGCTACAAGCACTGGATGGAAAACATTCGCGACTGGTGCATTTCACGCCAGTTGTGGTGGGGGCATCGAATTCCTGCCTGGTATTATGGCGAGGGAGCCGATGATTATGTAATTGCTAAAAACAAAGAGGAAGCTCTTCAAAAAGCAAAGGAAAAATCCGGTGATAAAAATCTCCCGGAAAGTGATCTTCGCCAGGATGAAGATGTGCTGGATACTTGGTTTTCTTCATGGCTTTGGCCGATGTCTGTTTTTGATCCCGATTTTATCAAAACAAAAGAGGCTAATGAAGATCTTGCGTATTACTACCCTACCGATGTTTTGGTGACCGCACCCGAAATTATCTTTTTCTGGGTGGCCAGAATGATTATCTCTGGATATGAATTTGCAGGCGAGAAACCATTCAGCCATGTCTATTTCACAGGAATTGTACGGGATGACAAACGGCGTAAAATGTCGAAATCGCTGGGAAATTCGCCTGACCCAATCAAATTGATGCAAAAGTACGGAGCAGACGGAACCCGCGTGGGTATGCTCTTTGCCTCTCCCGCCGGAAATGATTTGCTGTTTGATGTAGCCCTGTGCGAACAAGGACGAAATTTCTCCAATAAAATCTGGAATGCCTTCCGTTTTCTCACCATGAATATGGACGAGAACGAAAATTACCAACCTACAACCGAAATCGATCCGGATAACCTTGCTGACAAATGGATGATGGGACGCATTCAGACGACGCTGGCAGAGATGAATAAGGATTTCGACAACTTCAGGCTTAACGATGCTTTAAAGAAAATCTATTCACTGGTTTGGGATGATTTTTGTGATTGGTATATCGAGGTTTGCAAAGCGGATCAGGCCGGTCAGAATATCCCGAAAGAAAACCTGGAACGTGCTCTCGGTTTCTTTGAGATTTTGATGAAAATGTTGCATCCGTTTATGCCGTTCATCACTGAAGAAATCTGGCAGCAAATTCAGGATCGTGCGGAAGATGAAGCCCTGACCATTAGTTCGTGGCCCGAAATCTCTGGCCAAACGTTTGATGAATCTGTATCTCTGTTTAACACCGTTCAATCCCAGATTTCCGCCATTCGAAATATCCAGGCAGAGATGAATGTATCACCCAAAGCGGAACTAAAGATTTTCATCAAACCAAAGAATAAATCCCTTTCTGATGAATTATCATCTGCGGAGTGGATTTACAGGAAGCTTTTGACAATTGATTCCATCACATTCGATGTGGACACAGAAAAACCCGAAGCTTCGGCAGCGTCCGTTGTAGATGGATCCGAAATCTACATTCCGCTTGAAGGGTTGATTGATTTGGAAAAAGAACGTGAGCGCATTCAAAAAGAGATCGACAGAGTTGAAGGATTCCTGAAAAGTGTGGAGAAAAAACTCGCCAACGAACAGTTTGTAAAAAATGCGCCGGATGCGGTGGTAGAGAAAGAGAGGAAGAAAAAATCGGACGCAGAATCGAACCTGGAAAAGTTGCAAAAGCAATTAACAGAATTCGAAGGATAG
- a CDS encoding GxxExxY protein: MLLSDITEKVIGASIRVHKEPGPGLLESAYQEYLFFYVLNKEGLIVEKEKPIPVSFEDIKLDCGYRIDLLVEKKLILEIKSVEHFSPVHYAQVLTYLKLGGFKLWLLLNFNVPLMKKGIKRIIN, from the coding sequence ATGCTTCTGAGTGATATAACGGAAAAAGTAATTGGCGCTTCCATCCGGGTTCATAAAGAACCCGGCCCTGGTTTATTAGAATCTGCATATCAAGAATACCTTTTCTTCTATGTTTTAAATAAAGAGGGGTTAATTGTTGAGAAGGAAAAACCCATTCCAGTATCTTTTGAAGATATAAAATTAGATTGCGGTTATAGGATAGATCTGCTCGTTGAAAAGAAACTTATACTGGAAATAAAATCTGTAGAACATTTCAGCCCTGTTCATTATGCCCAAGTACTAACCTACCTGAAATTGGGAGGTTTTAAGTTATGGCTACTTTTAAACTTCAATGTACCTTTGATGAAAAAAGGTATAAAACGAATTATTAATTAA
- the rsmB gene encoding 16S rRNA (cytosine(967)-C(5))-methyltransferase RsmB: protein METEATARSVSIDLLLIFDKEGILDYSEANDLEPRERAQVREYVQNILRRRSYLDFIINEFSSITVEEMKPLLKNILRLGLYELVFMGGTPDYASINEAVNIAKYNLGSKSGDLVNAILRNIQRDIDKLPKPAFEDRTKLVATTFSHPEWMVKRWVKRFGEREAFQLMQANNQRPHYYVRVNNLRTKTKNFKLRMDKLDIQYKESDWLPGYFKVDSVAPFISKDLIKKGICLVQDIAAGFAPTIVEPMPGETIFDICAAPGTKSIVMADMMEGEGSITAVDINSDRLELLARSAMDYHAENIKIRRADARELDLRLADGVLLDAPCTGTGVLSKRADLRWKRTQQDLEDCIKLQEELLDEAANHVKRGGRLIYSTCSIEPEENWEQIQKFLDKYDNFELEPLEDFLPESVLTEDGLAYQTLPHIHDCDGHFGVRLVRVK, encoded by the coding sequence TTGGAAACGGAAGCTACTGCACGATCGGTAAGTATTGATCTACTTTTAATATTTGACAAGGAGGGTATCTTAGACTATTCAGAGGCGAATGACCTTGAACCCAGGGAGCGTGCGCAGGTTCGGGAATATGTTCAAAATATTCTGAGACGACGGAGTTACCTCGACTTTATTATCAATGAATTTTCCAGTATTACAGTTGAGGAGATGAAACCCCTTCTGAAAAACATTTTGCGCCTTGGATTGTACGAACTTGTATTTATGGGCGGTACGCCTGACTACGCCTCTATCAACGAAGCCGTTAATATTGCTAAATATAATTTAGGATCGAAATCCGGTGACCTTGTTAATGCCATTCTCAGAAACATTCAGCGTGATATTGACAAGCTTCCAAAACCGGCATTTGAAGACCGGACCAAACTGGTAGCCACTACCTTTTCTCATCCCGAATGGATGGTAAAACGATGGGTAAAACGCTTTGGGGAACGCGAAGCTTTTCAGTTGATGCAGGCGAACAATCAACGTCCCCATTATTATGTTCGCGTGAATAACCTTCGCACAAAGACCAAAAACTTTAAATTGCGGATGGATAAGCTGGACATTCAATACAAAGAAAGTGATTGGTTGCCCGGTTATTTTAAAGTTGATTCTGTAGCCCCGTTTATTTCCAAGGATCTGATCAAAAAAGGCATTTGCCTGGTACAGGATATTGCAGCCGGATTTGCTCCTACTATTGTTGAGCCAATGCCGGGCGAAACTATTTTTGACATTTGTGCAGCTCCCGGCACGAAAAGTATTGTTATGGCGGATATGATGGAAGGAGAAGGATCTATCACCGCTGTTGATATCAACTCAGACAGGCTGGAACTTCTTGCCAGAAGTGCAATGGATTATCATGCCGAAAATATAAAAATCCGCCGCGCCGATGCCAGGGAACTCGACCTGAGACTGGCAGACGGAGTACTGTTAGACGCACCCTGTACCGGAACAGGAGTTCTGAGCAAACGGGCGGACCTCCGCTGGAAACGAACCCAGCAAGACCTTGAAGATTGCATCAAGCTCCAAGAAGAACTTTTGGATGAAGCTGCCAATCACGTAAAACGTGGCGGTCGTCTTATTTACAGTACATGCTCTATCGAACCAGAAGAAAACTGGGAGCAAATTCAAAAATTCCTCGATAAATACGACAATTTTGAGCTTGAGCCGCTGGAGGATTTTCTGCCGGAGAGCGTACTGACCGAGGACGGATTAGCCTATCAAACCCTCCCCCACATCCATGATTGCGATGGACATTTTGGAGTACGGTTAGTCAGAGTGAAATAG
- the atpD gene encoding F0F1 ATP synthase subunit beta, translated as MNKGTVAQVIGPVVDVDFDHGQLPKILNSLYIDREDGTRLYLEVAQHLGEDRVRTIAMDSTDGVVRKTEVIDTGGPISMPVGEDIRGRLFNVVGEAIDGIKPPEGKRSYPIHREAPAFEDLATSTEMLETGIKVIDLLCPYAKGGKIGLFGGAGVGKTVLIQELINNIAKQHGGLSVFAGVGERTREGNDLLREFIESGVINYGDEFKKAMEEGEWDLSKVDEEVLQQSQATLVFGQMNEPPGARARVALSGLTVAEYFRDEVSRDILLFIDNIFRFTQAGSEVSALLGRMPSAVGYQPTLATEMGDLQERITSTKNGSITSVQAIYVPADDLTDPAPATTFSHLDATTVLSRALTQIGIYPAVDPLDSSSRILDPKVVGEDHYNCAQKVKQILQQYKDLQDIIAILGMDELSDEDKLVVSRARRVQRFLSQPFFVAEQFTGQSGEYVKIEDTIKGFNMILDGELDDLPENAFHLVGTIEQAQEKGERILAEAEAEA; from the coding sequence ATGAATAAAGGAACCGTAGCACAAGTTATTGGACCGGTCGTAGACGTTGATTTCGATCATGGTCAACTCCCCAAAATTTTAAATTCTTTATATATCGACAGAGAAGACGGCACCCGGCTCTACCTCGAGGTCGCTCAGCATTTGGGCGAAGACAGAGTTCGTACCATTGCCATGGACTCTACCGATGGTGTTGTGAGAAAAACTGAAGTGATCGATACCGGTGGTCCTATCTCCATGCCTGTGGGTGAAGATATTCGTGGCCGTCTTTTTAATGTTGTTGGCGAAGCTATTGATGGTATCAAACCGCCGGAAGGAAAACGGTCTTATCCCATTCACCGGGAAGCCCCGGCCTTCGAGGACTTGGCTACCAGTACGGAAATGCTTGAAACCGGTATTAAGGTTATTGATCTTCTTTGTCCATATGCCAAAGGTGGTAAAATTGGATTGTTTGGTGGTGCCGGTGTTGGTAAAACCGTTTTGATCCAGGAATTGATTAACAACATTGCAAAACAGCACGGTGGTTTGTCGGTATTTGCCGGTGTTGGTGAGCGAACCCGTGAAGGAAACGACTTGCTTCGTGAGTTTATCGAATCAGGCGTTATCAATTACGGTGATGAATTTAAGAAAGCGATGGAAGAGGGCGAATGGGATCTCTCCAAAGTGGATGAAGAAGTACTTCAACAATCGCAGGCAACTCTTGTGTTTGGCCAGATGAACGAGCCGCCGGGAGCACGTGCACGTGTGGCACTTTCCGGGCTGACAGTTGCCGAATATTTCCGTGATGAAGTTTCCCGGGATATTCTCCTCTTTATTGACAATATTTTCCGATTTACACAGGCCGGTTCGGAGGTATCTGCACTTCTCGGTCGTATGCCTTCTGCTGTAGGTTATCAGCCAACACTGGCTACCGAAATGGGTGACCTTCAGGAGCGAATTACATCTACCAAGAACGGGTCCATTACTTCGGTTCAGGCTATTTATGTTCCTGCCGATGACTTGACCGACCCCGCTCCGGCTACAACATTCTCTCACCTGGATGCTACAACCGTATTGAGCCGTGCACTTACACAGATCGGTATCTATCCGGCTGTGGATCCGTTGGATTCATCGTCCCGAATTCTTGACCCGAAAGTAGTGGGCGAGGATCATTACAATTGTGCGCAGAAAGTGAAGCAAATTCTGCAGCAGTACAAAGACCTTCAGGATATTATCGCCATTCTGGGTATGGATGAACTTTCTGATGAAGATAAACTGGTTGTATCGCGGGCACGACGTGTTCAGCGTTTCCTCAGTCAGCCATTTTTTGTGGCTGAGCAGTTTACAGGTCAGTCCGGTGAGTATGTGAAAATTGAAGACACCATCAAAGGATTCAACATGATTCTTGATGGTGAATTGGATGACTTGCCTGAAAACGCATTCCACCTTGTAGGTACGATTGAACAAGCCCAGGAGAAAGGTGAGCGAATTCTGGCTGAAGCAGAAGCCGAAGCTTAA
- the atpC gene encoding ATP synthase F1 subunit epsilon, with protein sequence MAKTYQAQLLTPEGSRFQGEVVSVQVPGSDGNFQMLYNHAPIVSSLGIGKITIKQEGAEELNFAVSGGFVEMSKNELTILAEKAEKSTDIDIEEAERLRDAIKERIEALDYRTREIETELEVAENRLKVAES encoded by the coding sequence GTGGCAAAAACCTATCAGGCACAACTTTTAACACCCGAAGGCTCACGATTTCAAGGAGAAGTAGTGAGCGTTCAGGTACCCGGCAGTGACGGCAATTTTCAAATGCTCTATAATCATGCCCCGATTGTTTCTTCTTTAGGGATTGGAAAAATCACGATCAAACAAGAAGGCGCAGAAGAATTGAATTTTGCTGTCAGCGGTGGATTTGTTGAAATGAGTAAAAACGAATTGACGATCCTTGCCGAGAAAGCAGAGAAATCAACCGACATCGATATTGAAGAAGCCGAACGGTTGAGAGATGCAATCAAAGAAAGAATCGAAGCGCTAGATTATCGAACCAGGGAGATTGAGACCGAACTGGAAGTTGCAGAAAATCGGCTAAAGGTTGCCGAATCGTAA